The stretch of DNA GCCAAATGTTACTATCAATGTCGACGAAGGatctgtttttgttttattatattCCGTCGGAAAATTCGATGGTAATTACTGTCGGACGCAATAAATCCGATGGTAAATATTTACCAGCAAGGTTTATACCGGCTGATATTTTCTGACGGTACtctgtgtttttcttgtagtgttgctatattttctatatacattttCGATTCCTGCTTGAAGCTTTTAAGTGATAGCTTCTATATTTCTATCATCCATAAAGCATTTTGTAGAGTTTGAGTCTTGTATATACATTGTGATTAACTTATTAAGACATTGATTGATCTTTTGAGTatcaaattagttatttttctaaaattatgtatttatctACGGAATGTAATTGCAATGGATGCATCGCCTCTtcctaacatttttattttagttgtatatacttttttcaaataaatagttattttagtCTTGAACAAATGACTTTTAAAAAATGGTAACGATGAAATGagctttaaaatatatattttatttgacaaaATGATCAAAACGTTTAGTCAATAATTAACcattaattttgtataaaattactaatatatcTTCATATTCTCTTATGAAATTACTAACTCTACTCTCACATTTCTCTATTATCATCACAATCACCCCTCACCCCACCATCATTTCCCCCACCCACCCTATTGTCACTGTCTTTCATTTGTTGTTGTCATCTCTCTTCATCTATTGGCATCACTCTTTATTGATCATCACTaacatcaacatcaacatcaacatcattaTTATCATCGTTATCCACAACCACCACAAACCTTAACTGCAATCCGTAACTGTCACTCCTTGCTTACCACCACGACCATCAACATCATCACCCTTATCGTTAACATCTTCATTTTCACCATATTATCACCCTCTTTCACTTTCATCATCACCTTTTACCAAACTCTtaccatcaacaacaacaacccaCAAATTCACTATtgtcctctctctctctctctctctctcctttttttcaGACAATCTTTTTCTCCATCTAGATCTACATCCTTttatcactctctctctctctctctctattttgatttgtttcttcctctaaatttatgttttttaatcttctctctctctctcctttttttcaGACAATCTTTCTCTCCATCTAGATCTACATCCTTTtatcattctctctctctctattttgatttgtttcttcctctaaatttatgttttttaatcTAGTATTTTTGGTAATGATGATTTTTAATGGGTGGCGATGGTTATGAAGTTAGGTTGGGTGTTTGACGATAGAAGTTAGGATGGTGGCAGTAGGTTAAGGACAACATATATGGGATGGAGTGTGATAGTGTTGGCAATGATCTTAATGatgacaatgatgatgatgatgatggcaatAGGTGAGAGGGTGAGAGGAGATAATGGTAGAATGGGGTGTGATGGTTTATTTATGATGCTAATGGCAATATTGATGATGTTGTTGACGGTGGGTGAGGGGTGGCAGCAATGAAGTTGGATGGTGACAGTGGGATTGGATGAAATTGgtcagataaaaaaataaaggataaaatgagaataaattagtaTTTTCATAAAGAATTAACGATTTTTACTAAGTAAATCTATTATTGACTAgacttttggatttttttataaatggaTAAAATGAAAACATAGGCCAAAAcgtcattttttaattttagaatggAAGAGACATACGTATATTATAAAGTATGATGTAGAAAAGTGTATCATATTAGTATGACAATTTCTCAAATAGGTGGATCCAATttgttgttaaaaaataaaaaatgttataatataaaaatcaggtttttcgatttttatgtttagaaattaaatattattaaagttaaaTCTAGAtcctttgatttgattttttaaaatattaaaaaagttaaaatattaaaatcggatcctccaattttttttttcaaaaaataaaaaataaaaaaattggaccCTCcgattttatcttctttttgcCTCTCCACAAATCGGACTGTTCAATTTGTATAATATATaacaactttaaaaaaaataacctcATATTAAAAAGAAACACTAAGGATTTGTTTGGATGAGtttctaataaaaaacaaattttaattatttttttaaaatattttagaaaaacaaaaaaaatttatatNNNNNNNNNNNNNNNNNNNNNNNNNNNNNNNNNNNNNNNNNNNNNNNNNNNNNNNNNNNNNNNNNNNNNNNNNNNNNNNNNNNNNNNNNNNNNNNNNNNNNNNNNNNNNNNNNNNNNNNNNNNNNNNNNNNNNNNNNNNNNNNNNNNNNNNNNNNNNNNNNNNNNNNNNNNNNNNNNNNNNNNNNNNNNNNNNNNNNNNNNNNNNNNNNNNNNNNNNNNNNNNNNNNNNNNNNNNNNNNNNNNNNNNNNNNNNNNNNNNNNNNNNNNNNNNNNNNNNNNNNNAaacaatatatgtatttatataaatacataatgactaattttaatatataaataatatttttaaaatataaaatatatataaaaaatagtgtataaataatatttttaatacataaatacattgtgattaattttaatatataaataatatttttttaaaaattagcccCAAAAcgtatccttattttctttttttttttttataaaaaatacccataaaaataaaaaattgatccaCGTTTATATCAACCGCAACTGCCAACAACTAATATATCCAACAACTaatcttttaatttcaataatttaCCATATACACTTACTTAAGAAAGTAAACCCACGTATCTGAAATAGCACCGCAAAGCGCCACCAATGGCCATGGTCACGGGAACCGACCCGGGAATGgaccaagaaaccaaggaaacgGTTCTGACTTTCCTCAACCACTGCTGCCGCCACCACCGCCCTCCCGGCGCGTGCGTCATCGAACTTGTCGACTTCCTCAACTCCCTCCGACTCCACCTGCCGAGTCCCGACTTAGCTCACCTGCTCGTCTCACACCTCTGCTTCGATAACAACCACCCTTGGCTCTGGAAGTTTCTTCACCACGCGCTCTCTTCGCGACTCTTGTTCCCTCTCCAGCTACTCTCTCTACTCTCCTCTAGGGTCATTCCTCACCGACATTTTCACCCTCAGGCTCACGCGCTCTTCCTTGCACTACTAGTGCAACACGCCTTCACCTTCGATCCCGCCACTGTGGAAACACCTTCAACGAAGCTCAAGTAATGTTCTTGTGTTTGGAATTTTGAATGTGAGAAAGTTTTGTTAGTTTTCAATGCATGTAGTaccttctaatttttttttaatctactTGTTTGATAAaccctattttatttatttattttttaaaattgttcatGTTAGGTTCTAGTATGTTGTGGTTTAATTACTACCTTGTTTGGATAATGCAGATAACTATCTAGTTTTAAATGCATGCATGGAGTAAAAACATGATTAAAGTAGCCTCATTGTTAGAAAATTCAGAGTTTAGTAAGTGAACAATGGGTTTAAACATGTTAATTGTGCATTTGGATGGTAGCATTTAGTGAAATTGATAATAATTGCATATTGTGGGTTTACTTGCCTATAAAGGGCTTTTTTGTTATCGTGTTTGTTATGTGTGATACTTGATTGGATTGGTTTGACTTTGACAATATTCCTAGTTCCTATACGTTGTTCTGTTGTTGTTTCAGTTTTACTGTGTTTTTTAGCTTTTGGTGAATGCTAGGTGTTGGACCAGTTACTATTACCattgttgtttttgttattaCCATTATCATTTATCATTATAATATTGGACTTACTTCTTAAGGCTAAGAATTGAGGTGCTGCTAATGTGTTTGGGATCCTAAAGGGCTGCCTTGCAACATGCACTTTATTTTTATAGGAGCATTCTtacatttgaaaaattttacacgttaaaaattgaattgaaggCTTTGTTACAGACGGTTATCTTTTTAAAGTgattatattatcttttttctAATCTTGGTATTTTGCTCAATTTATGGTCTGATGGAAATATTGGTTAATTGTGTTAATTCTAACAATAGCTTTCCTGTCTTACAGGATAATAAATTCTATTGATGTTGCACTTCAGCTTTCTGAAACATATAATATCCGCGATCTGGAATTGGGACATATCTTTGTGCTGTTCTTTTACAGCATTATCATTGCTTTGATTGATAGCACATTAAACGACTGGGGTTTACAAGTATCCACTAGTGAAAGATCATGTTTAGTCCCTATGGGTGACCAGTATATGGAAATTGATCATAAGGTGACCCACAGTTTTGAAAAAGGTGAAAATCATGAACAGATAAGGAAGAAAAATTCCATTTTGGCCTTAGAGATATTGGAAAGTCTAACTGAAAGCAAAAAAGGAGTGGTTCTTCTGCAGTCTGTTCTCTTGAACATGTATTTTCTcccactatttatatttttccaCTTTTGTTCAGCAGCCCAATTAAATAGTTTACTCTTTTTACACTACAATATTGCTGCTATAAAAGTAAGACAACAACTCTAGACCAGTTTAACTTCTTGTTTGACTACATATGAGAGTAACATATAgtgtgtaattttttaaaatacaacaTTTGTCATCAGTTTTATGTGCATATATTCACTTGATTTCCAGGAATTGTGCTGTGTAATTGACAAATTTATTTTCCCTCTTTTGTGTTTCATCATGGATGATAGGCCTGAAAAATTCAATTGCCTCCTACAGAGGTTTCATTTTCTCGAATCTCTTGAATTGACTTCAGCTGAGCTAATATCAGTAAGTCAAGTTCTAAAAAAAGTGTCTGCAAACATCCGTGCAGTTTCTCATTTCGATTATGGCCCAAGTAAGAATCAGATTGTTGGAAAGTTTGTTGATGTTGGATCACAAAATATGGCATCATTGAGATTCAACTACTCATATTGTCAGTCTCCTTGCTGGGTTCCTCTTGATATTTATATGGAAAACTCTATGGATTCTAAACAGATTCCGACAAAGTCAGCTATTATTGTGCTTACAGGTACATCTGCTGACAGAGTTTTCattggatttaattttttttttctgttattgTTTATCATTTATGAACAATATGTTTTAGGAAATTTATGTGGTTTCAAGCCTTTCCTAATATTCATGACCTACTTGCAGAATCAATCAAGACATTACAAAAATTTAACCAAGCTAGCTGGCAAGAAACTTTTCTAGCAGTTTGGCTTTCAGCCCTTCGTCTTGTGCAGCGAGTTGAGATTGATCCACATCAATCTTTTGTTTTTATGGTAGGaattaacaaataattaaatttctcTCCCTTGGTTTATTGCAGGACCGAGATCCTCCTGAAGGCCCTATTCCCCATCTTGAGGCCCGTATGAGCATGCTTTTGTCTATTGTCCCCTTGGCCATTGCAAATGTTCTAAATGATGACTCCGAACATAGTCTTTCTTCTGTTCAAGTGCCTCTGGAAACTGGATATGGTCATGAAAGGAAGAGTGATGGTTCTAGGAAACTTGGACTGATTTCATCTATTCAGGTCCTTGGGCACTTTTCCAGCCTCCTTTGCCCTCCCACATTGGTTGTAGATGCATCCAACCAGGCAGCTAGAAAAGCAGCAAGCTTCATTTATAGTTCTATGAATGAAAAGAGTGAATCTGCCACTGGCATTCATGCTAATACCAATGTAAAAGCAGGTTGGTTTGGTGAACTTGATCTCTACTTCCATGATTCCATCTGCATTATTTACTGTGAAAAAGGATTAATATCATATACTTGGCACTTCTTCATTATCTTGCCTCCATATCTCTATGATAGTACTAAAGTAATTGATAGCTTTCAGGCGGCAACTTGAGGCATCTCATAGTGGAAGCTTGCATAGCAAGGAATTTAATAGATACATCAGTGTACTTTTGGCCTGGTTATGTCTCTACTTCAGCGAGATCTTTGTCAGATTCATCTCCACTTGAAAAATCGCCGTGGTTAACATTTATGGAAGGAACACCATTAAACGGTTCCCTTATAAATTCGCTCACTGAGACCCCTGCCTCAAGGTTTACTATTATGTAATATGATTTCATTTTGATGTTATCTAAACTGCTGATAAATGTTCTTCACAATTTTTCTTTTGTCCTAGCCTGGCAGAGATAGAGAAGTTATACTATATTGCAATAAATGGATCAGAGGTGGAAAAGCCTGCTGCTGCAAAGATTCTTTGTGGTGCATCCCTCATTCATGGATGGTATATTCAGGTGACAAATCTTACCATATTGAAATTGGAGGTCCTTTTCATAGTATGGTTGCTTATATTATATGTGCTTTAGGCATTCTCTTGAATGTATAtttcttatattatattaatatataaaaactaTGATTTCATCTATCTAACATCTTAAGTTTTTATAGGGGGACATTTAGACATTGAGTAGTTTAGCATACTGTTTCTCTTTGGCCTTtcacctaatttttttttggtactTTGCTGTCTGGATACTAGGTACTCTGTATTATGTCTTAACTTGCACAAACTCTTCAGTGAAAAACACTGCTCAAAACCCTTATTCTGTCTTTTGGTTTTATTGGATTCTAGGTTATTCTGTGATGATACTCCTAATCTTGTTATAGTAATCTTATTACTGTTGTATCCTTATAGACTTATAGTCATGTATTTATTCTGCAGTCAAACTTTTTTCTTCCTGGCAGGAACATGTTGTCCACTTTGTGGTGAAGTTTCTTGCTTCTTCTGTACCTTTCACTCATTCTGGATCTTGGAGCCACTTGATCAATAATATGTCCATGCTAAGTGCTGTCCTCCATGGAGTT from Arachis duranensis cultivar V14167 chromosome 4, aradu.V14167.gnm2.J7QH, whole genome shotgun sequence encodes:
- the LOC107485415 gene encoding mediator of RNA polymerase II transcription subunit 33A isoform X1 translates to MAMVTGTDPGMDQETKETVLTFLNHCCRHHRPPGACVIELVDFLNSLRLHLPSPDLAHLLVSHLCFDNNHPWLWKFLHHALSSRLLFPLQLLSLLSSRVIPHRHFHPQAHALFLALLVQHAFTFDPATVETPSTKLKIINSIDVALQLSETYNIRDLELGHIFVLFFYSIIIALIDSTLNDWGLQVSTSERSCLVPMGDQYMEIDHKVTHSFEKGENHEQIRKKNSILALEILESLTESKKGVVLLQSVLLNMPEKFNCLLQRFHFLESLELTSAELISVSQVLKKVSANIRAVSHFDYGPSKNQIVGKFVDVGSQNMASLRFNYSYCQSPCWVPLDIYMENSMDSKQIPTKSAIIVLTESIKTLQKFNQASWQETFLAVWLSALRLVQRDRDPPEGPIPHLEARMSMLLSIVPLAIANVLNDDSEHSLSSVQVPLETGYGHERKSDGSRKLGLISSIQVLGHFSSLLCPPTLVVDASNQAARKAASFIYSSMNEKSESATGIHANTNVKAGGNLRHLIVEACIARNLIDTSVYFWPGYVSTSARSLSDSSPLEKSPWLTFMEGTPLNGSLINSLTETPASRDREVILYCNKWIRGGKACCCKDSLWCIPHSWMVYSVKLFSSWQEHVVHFVVKFLASSVPFTHSGSWSHLINNMSMLSAVLHGVSSVDTVHILSLHGVIPTVAASLLPLCEAFGSVKPTSNSTSNEPSASPYMAFSLAFLFLIRLWKFSRPPLDQFATDGRGAIGGLEYLLSLHNNCIISSQEKLKSNTSDSVSVKPVYIDSFPKLRAWYCQQKSCVASSLSGLSTGNHQVANLILSMIYQRISKGVISSSNSSSSPTSSNACGEDAFQRPVLPAWEVLEVLPFVLEAILTACAHGRLSSRDLTTGLRDLVDFLPASLTAIMDYFTSEVTRGVWKPVLMNGTDWPSPAALLPSIESEIKTILTSVGVDVPGHSSDGSPVMLPLPMAVLVSLSITFKLDKNLEYMHSITGAALENCASGCPLPSMPIIGSLWAQKVRRWHNFIVVSCARSVFRHNKVSVAQLLRSCFSSFLGTLCISNSKLTAECRMNGLMGSTFSAHGSYPYVAPGFLFIRSCRNIHNVRYLTDVIVDLVTQYSNELAGTRASVASRIKSSEPSPSLSLAMQSTKEVAMLGASLLCAAGGILLVQELYKETIPTWLLSRDVKHNNDSVVCHILEGYAMAYLLILSGSLIWGVGAKLPSWTFSRRNRTVGVHLDFLAEVMERKISLSCHPVTWKTYVSSLVGFMITYAPAWIREVKVETLRKLAHGLCRWHKHELALSLLQRGGVAAMGALAELVNLVEFEQRIPMPCS